The following are from one region of the Juglans regia cultivar Chandler chromosome 10, Walnut 2.0, whole genome shotgun sequence genome:
- the LOC108986199 gene encoding transcription factor MYB82-like: protein MEVIKRSSVLKPQLKKNLWKPEEDLILKSYVETHGEGNWATVSQRSGLMRGGKSCRLRWKNYLRPNIKRGEMSKEEEDLIIRMHKLLGNRWSLIAGRIPGRTDNEVKNYWNTHLNKKCIPGKRKATDPDHHHHQHEENDENLNKKKKLSPLCHSESSGSADLITTKSISLDGRKEEKEAESSTVTDPTWMEINTDSFNYYIDDQYPILPGKNATFVFDDEPLTAYLDSFILFESFECDGGGGAVRTDAINHVVTNNY, encoded by the exons ATGGAAGTAATTAAAAGATCATCAGTGCTCAAGCCACAGCTCAAGAAAAATTTGTGGAAGCCAGAAGAGGACTTGATTCTGAAAAGTTATGTGGAAACTCATGGTGAAGGCAACTGGGCTACTGTCTCCCAGAGATCGG gttTAATGAGGGGAGGAAAGAGTTGCAGGCTTAGATGGAAGAATTACCTGAGACCTAACATTAAACGAGGTGAGATGTccaaagaggaagaagatctTATCATCCGAATGCATAAGCTTCTGGGCAACAG GTGGTCACTGATTGCTGGTCGGATTCCTGGTCGGACAGATAATGAAGTGAAGAACTACTGGAATACCCATTTGAACAAGAAATGCATTCCAGGTAAAAGAAAAGCAACCGACCCagatcaccaccaccaccaacatGAGGAAAACGACGAGAACctgaacaagaaaaagaagttgAGTCCATTGTGTCACTCTGAGTCCAGTGGAAGTGCGGATTTGATAACGACAAAATCTATAAGTTTGGATGGAAGGAAAGAAGAGAAGGAGGCCGAGAGCAGTACTGTCACAGACCCCACCTGGATGGAGATCAACACAGACAGCTTCAACTATTACATAGATGATCAGTACCCAATACTGCCCGGAAAGAATGCAACTTTCGTTTTTGACGATGAACCTCTCACAGCTTACTTGGATTCTTTTATCTTGTTTGAATCATTTGAATGCGATGGGGGAGGAGGCGCAGTACGCACAGATGCAATCAATCATGTAGTGACGAATAATTACTAG
- the LOC109003112 gene encoding TBC1 domain family member 15-like isoform X1, producing MQETELQDLSDDADYAASQLQGSASMVRSNSRKQSWSSEPDGAEIVYLKDNVTIHPTQFASERISGRLKLIKQGSSLFMTWIPYNGQSSNAKLSEKDRNLYTIRPVPFTEVRSIRRHTPALGWQYIIVVLSSGLAFPPLYFYNGGVKEFLGTIKQHVFLVRSAEDSNVFLVNDFQNPLQRTLSSLELPRAVSLASEPSMSISVGESPLKDDQERADGEVRNESSNISQNNVMQRQKVHDPARDLSIQVLEKFSLVTKFARDTTSQLFRESHGNGYGAIERRSHKQSSLDCPQKTSNIEEKAPEEIPVASDPLVDKLTLVWGKPRLPPLGPDEWSMLLDSEGRIMDSKALRKRIFYGGVEHGLRKEVWAFLLGYHRYDSTYAEREYLRSLKKTQYETIKIQWQSISPEQAKRFTKFRERKGLIEKDVIRTDRSLFFYDGDDNANVNLLRDILLTYSFYNFDLGYCQGMSDLLSPILFVMDDESEAFWCFVALMDRLGPNFNRDQNGMHSQLFAVFKLVELLDSPLHNYFKQNDCLNYFFCFRWVLIQFKREFEYEKTMLLWEVLWTHYLSEHLHLYVCVAILKRYRSKIMGEQMDFDTLLKFINELSGHIDLDSILRDAEALCICAGENGAASIPPGTPPSLPVDDGFLYPQQDDDVL from the exons ATGCAAGAAACCGAGCTACAAGATTTGTCCGACGACGCGGATTATGCAGCGTCACAGCTACAA GGGTCGGCGAGCATGGTACGAAGCAATAGCCGCAAACAGAGCTGGTCGAGCGAGCCCGACGGTGCCGAAATCGTTTATCTGAAGGATAATGTGACAATTCATCCGACGCAGTTCGCTTCAGAGAGGATCAGTGGGCGATTGAAACTGATTAAGCAAGGCTCTTCTCTCTTTATG ACGTGGATTCCATACAACGGGCAAAGCTCGAATGCGAAGCTGTCTGAGAAAG ATAGGAATCTTTATACCATAAGGCCAGTCCCTTTTACGGAGGTGCGGTCGATTCGGAGGCACACCCCGGCACTCGGGTGGCAGTACATTATCGTTGTTTTGTCATCAG GACTTGCTTTTCCTCCACTTTACTTCTACAATGGAGGAGTCAAAGAGTTTCTTGGTACCATAAAGCAACATGTTTTTCTTGTGAG GTCTGCAGAAGATTCAAATGTATTTCTAGTGAATGATTTTCAAAATCCTCTCCAG AGAACGTTGTCTTCTTTGGAGCTGCCTAGGGCTGTTTCTCTTGCTAGCGAGCCATCTATGTCCATTTCAGTTGGCGAGTCCCCTTTAAAAGATGATCAGGAGAGAGCTGATGGTGAGGTTCGTAATGAGAGttccaatatttctcaaaacaaTGTGATGCAAAGGCAAAAGGTCCATGATCCTGCTCGAGATCTCTCAATTCAGGTATTGGAAAAATTCTCTCTTGTGACCAAATTTGCCCGGGATACAACTTCACAACTCTTCCGTGAAAGTCATGGTAATGGATATGGTGCAATTGAGAGGAGAAGCCATAAACAGTCTTCCCTTGATTGCCCTCAAAAGACATCCAATATTGAAGAAAAAGCTCCTGAAGAAATCCCTGTGGCATCAGATCCTTTG GTTGATAAATTAACACTGGTATGGGGAAAACCACGGCTGCCACCTTTGGGGCCTGATGAG TGGTCCATGCTCTTGGATTCTGAAGGGAGAATCATGGATTCAAAAGCTTTAAGAAAGAGAATATTTTATGGGGGAGTGGAGCATGGATTACGGAAGGAG GTATGGGCATTCTTGCTTGGATACCATCGCTATGATTCAACATATGCTGAGAGGGAATATCTTAGGTCCCTTAAAAAGACACAGTATGAGACCATAAAGATTCAGTGGCAG AGTATCTCCCCTGAACAGGCAAAAAGATTTACGAAATTTAGGGAGAGAAAAGGCCTTATTGAAAAAGATGTG ATAAGGACTGACAGATCGCTCTTCTTCTATGATGGGGATGATAATGCAAATGTGAATCTGTTGCGTGATATTTTGCTGACATACTCATTCTACAACTTCGATCTTGGTTACTGCCAG GGTATGAGTGATCTCTTGTCCccaatattgtttgtaatggatgACGAGTCAGAGGCATTTTGGTGTTTTGTTGCGCTGATGGATCGGCTTGGACCCAATTTCAATCGTGACCAAAATGGCATGCACTCTCAACTTTTTGCAGTATtcaag TTGGTGGAGTTGTTAGACAGCCCATTGCATAACTATTTTAAGCAGAATGACTGCCTCaactatttcttttgttttcgcTGGGTTCTAATACAATTCAAAAG GGAATTTGAATACGAGAAAACAATGCTGTTATGGGAGGTATTGTGGACTCATTATTTGTCGGAGCACCTACACCTGTACGTATGTGTGGCAATATTGAAGCGATATCGCAGTAAAATAATGGGGGAGCAGATGGACTTCGACACTCTCTTGAAATTCATTAACGAACTGAGTGGTCACATTGACCTGGATTCAATCCTCCGGGATGCAGAGGCTTTGTGCATATGTGCTGGTGAGAATGGCGCGGCTTCCATTCCTCCTGGAACCCCTCCCTCATTGCCTGTTGATGATGGTTTTTTATACCCTCAACAAGATGACGACGTCTTGTAA
- the LOC109003112 gene encoding TBC1 domain family member 15-like isoform X2 — translation MQETELQDLSDDADYAASQLQGSASMVRSNSRKQSWSSEPDGAEIVYLKDNVTIHPTQFASERISGRLKLIKQGSSLFMTWIPYNGQSSNAKLSEKDRNLYTIRPVPFTEVRSIRRHTPALGWQYIIVVLSSGLAFPPLYFYNGGVKEFLGTIKQHVFLVRSAEDSNVFLVNDFQNPLQRTLSSLELPRAVSLASEPSMSISVGESPLKDDQERADGEVRNESSNISQNNVMQRQKVHDPARDLSIQVDKLTLVWGKPRLPPLGPDEWSMLLDSEGRIMDSKALRKRIFYGGVEHGLRKEVWAFLLGYHRYDSTYAEREYLRSLKKTQYETIKIQWQSISPEQAKRFTKFRERKGLIEKDVIRTDRSLFFYDGDDNANVNLLRDILLTYSFYNFDLGYCQGMSDLLSPILFVMDDESEAFWCFVALMDRLGPNFNRDQNGMHSQLFAVFKLVELLDSPLHNYFKQNDCLNYFFCFRWVLIQFKREFEYEKTMLLWEVLWTHYLSEHLHLYVCVAILKRYRSKIMGEQMDFDTLLKFINELSGHIDLDSILRDAEALCICAGENGAASIPPGTPPSLPVDDGFLYPQQDDDVL, via the exons ATGCAAGAAACCGAGCTACAAGATTTGTCCGACGACGCGGATTATGCAGCGTCACAGCTACAA GGGTCGGCGAGCATGGTACGAAGCAATAGCCGCAAACAGAGCTGGTCGAGCGAGCCCGACGGTGCCGAAATCGTTTATCTGAAGGATAATGTGACAATTCATCCGACGCAGTTCGCTTCAGAGAGGATCAGTGGGCGATTGAAACTGATTAAGCAAGGCTCTTCTCTCTTTATG ACGTGGATTCCATACAACGGGCAAAGCTCGAATGCGAAGCTGTCTGAGAAAG ATAGGAATCTTTATACCATAAGGCCAGTCCCTTTTACGGAGGTGCGGTCGATTCGGAGGCACACCCCGGCACTCGGGTGGCAGTACATTATCGTTGTTTTGTCATCAG GACTTGCTTTTCCTCCACTTTACTTCTACAATGGAGGAGTCAAAGAGTTTCTTGGTACCATAAAGCAACATGTTTTTCTTGTGAG GTCTGCAGAAGATTCAAATGTATTTCTAGTGAATGATTTTCAAAATCCTCTCCAG AGAACGTTGTCTTCTTTGGAGCTGCCTAGGGCTGTTTCTCTTGCTAGCGAGCCATCTATGTCCATTTCAGTTGGCGAGTCCCCTTTAAAAGATGATCAGGAGAGAGCTGATGGTGAGGTTCGTAATGAGAGttccaatatttctcaaaacaaTGTGATGCAAAGGCAAAAGGTCCATGATCCTGCTCGAGATCTCTCAATTCAG GTTGATAAATTAACACTGGTATGGGGAAAACCACGGCTGCCACCTTTGGGGCCTGATGAG TGGTCCATGCTCTTGGATTCTGAAGGGAGAATCATGGATTCAAAAGCTTTAAGAAAGAGAATATTTTATGGGGGAGTGGAGCATGGATTACGGAAGGAG GTATGGGCATTCTTGCTTGGATACCATCGCTATGATTCAACATATGCTGAGAGGGAATATCTTAGGTCCCTTAAAAAGACACAGTATGAGACCATAAAGATTCAGTGGCAG AGTATCTCCCCTGAACAGGCAAAAAGATTTACGAAATTTAGGGAGAGAAAAGGCCTTATTGAAAAAGATGTG ATAAGGACTGACAGATCGCTCTTCTTCTATGATGGGGATGATAATGCAAATGTGAATCTGTTGCGTGATATTTTGCTGACATACTCATTCTACAACTTCGATCTTGGTTACTGCCAG GGTATGAGTGATCTCTTGTCCccaatattgtttgtaatggatgACGAGTCAGAGGCATTTTGGTGTTTTGTTGCGCTGATGGATCGGCTTGGACCCAATTTCAATCGTGACCAAAATGGCATGCACTCTCAACTTTTTGCAGTATtcaag TTGGTGGAGTTGTTAGACAGCCCATTGCATAACTATTTTAAGCAGAATGACTGCCTCaactatttcttttgttttcgcTGGGTTCTAATACAATTCAAAAG GGAATTTGAATACGAGAAAACAATGCTGTTATGGGAGGTATTGTGGACTCATTATTTGTCGGAGCACCTACACCTGTACGTATGTGTGGCAATATTGAAGCGATATCGCAGTAAAATAATGGGGGAGCAGATGGACTTCGACACTCTCTTGAAATTCATTAACGAACTGAGTGGTCACATTGACCTGGATTCAATCCTCCGGGATGCAGAGGCTTTGTGCATATGTGCTGGTGAGAATGGCGCGGCTTCCATTCCTCCTGGAACCCCTCCCTCATTGCCTGTTGATGATGGTTTTTTATACCCTCAACAAGATGACGACGTCTTGTAA
- the LOC109003108 gene encoding UDP-N-acetylglucosamine transporter UGNT1-like isoform X1, producing the protein MCKRNVLCIYRVMDSKYSEVPRQRDLPGALAMATVKNQKLPVSDPSKGEESRSKGSAMTRKGAYAAISYMASAVLLIMFNKAALSSYNFPRANVITLFQTLCSCSILYAMKCWKIISFSMDESQSITYNPATLVPFKTLAQTLPLAISYLLYMLVSMESVRSISVPMYTTLRRTTVAFTMTMEYLLTGQKHSPSVVACVGIIILGAFVAGARDLSFDVYAYAVVFMANICTAIYLALIARIGKSSGLNTFGLMWCNGIICGPILLFLTSIRGDLEVALNFPHIFSPGFQVVMLLSCIMAFLINYYVFLNTTLNSALTQTICGNLKDLITIGLGWLLFGGLPFDLLNVIGQSLGFLGSCLYAYYKLKGE; encoded by the exons ATGTGCAAGAGAAATGTGCTTTGTATATAT AGAGTGATGGATTCTAAGTATTCAGAGGTACCCAGACAGAGAGACTTACCTGGTGCTTTGGCCATGGCTACAGTGAAGAATCAGAAACTGCCGGTGTCTGATCCCTCAAAGGGTGAAGAAAGCCGCAGTAAAGGCTCGGCCATGACCAGAAAAGGAGCCTATGCTGCCATCTCTTACATGGCCTCTGCAG TTCTCTTGATAATGTTCAATAAAGCAGCCCTTTCTTCCTACAATTTCCCGCGTGCAAATGTCATCACACTTTTTCAG ACGCTATGTTCATGTTCAATTCTCTACGCAATGAAATGCTGgaagatcatttctttttcaatggaTGAATCACAAAGCATTACATACAACCCAGCAACCCTTGTACCATTTAAGACATTGGCTCAAACTCTCCCTCTTGCAATATCATATTTGCTTTACATG CTGGTCTCAATGGAATCTGTACGGAGCATAAGTGTTCCCATGTACACTACCCTCAGGCGAACCACCGTGGCTTTTACGATGACTATGGAGTATCTCTTGACTGGGCAGAAGCATTCCCCTTCTGTTGTTGCCTG TGTGGGGATAATTATACTCGGTGCATTTGTTGCTGGAGCTCGGGATTTGTCATTTGATGTCTATGCCTATGCTGTTGTTTTCATGGCAAACATCTGTACAGCAATATATCTAGCTTTGATAGCTCGTATTG GTAAGTCCAGTGGCCTGAATACCTTTGGTCTTATGTGGTGCAATG GAATCATATGTGGACCAATCTTGCTGTTCTTGACATCAATCAGAGGAGACCTAGAAGTGGCACTAAACTTCCCTCATATATTCTCCCCTGGCTTTCAG GTTGTGATGCTTCTTTCCTGCATTATGGCTTTCTTAATAAACTATTATGTATTTTTGAACACCACTCTCAATTCAGCACTCACTCAGACAATTTGTGGTAATTTGAAG GATCTTATTACTATTGGGCTTGGCTGGCTACTATTTGGCGGGCTTCCGTTTGATTTG TTGAATGTTATTGGCCAATCCCTTGGTTTTCTTGGATCCTGTTTATATGCCTATTATAAACTCAAAGGAGAGTAA
- the LOC109003108 gene encoding UDP-N-acetylglucosamine transporter UGNT1-like isoform X2 — protein MCKRNVLCIYRVMDSKYSEVPRQRDLPGALAMATVKNQKLPVSDPSKGEESRSKGSAMTRKGAYAAISYMASAVLLIMFNKAALSSYNFPRANVITLFQTLCSCSILYAMKCWKIISFSMDESQSITYNPATLVPFKTLAQTLPLAISYLLYMLVSMESVRSISVPMYTTLRRTTVAFTMTMEYLLTGQKHSPSVVACVGIIILGAFVAGARDLSFDVYAYAVVFMANICTAIYLALIARIGKSSGLNTFGLMWCNGIICGPILLFLTSIRGDLEVALNFPHIFSPGFQDLITIGLGWLLFGGLPFDLLNVIGQSLGFLGSCLYAYYKLKGE, from the exons ATGTGCAAGAGAAATGTGCTTTGTATATAT AGAGTGATGGATTCTAAGTATTCAGAGGTACCCAGACAGAGAGACTTACCTGGTGCTTTGGCCATGGCTACAGTGAAGAATCAGAAACTGCCGGTGTCTGATCCCTCAAAGGGTGAAGAAAGCCGCAGTAAAGGCTCGGCCATGACCAGAAAAGGAGCCTATGCTGCCATCTCTTACATGGCCTCTGCAG TTCTCTTGATAATGTTCAATAAAGCAGCCCTTTCTTCCTACAATTTCCCGCGTGCAAATGTCATCACACTTTTTCAG ACGCTATGTTCATGTTCAATTCTCTACGCAATGAAATGCTGgaagatcatttctttttcaatggaTGAATCACAAAGCATTACATACAACCCAGCAACCCTTGTACCATTTAAGACATTGGCTCAAACTCTCCCTCTTGCAATATCATATTTGCTTTACATG CTGGTCTCAATGGAATCTGTACGGAGCATAAGTGTTCCCATGTACACTACCCTCAGGCGAACCACCGTGGCTTTTACGATGACTATGGAGTATCTCTTGACTGGGCAGAAGCATTCCCCTTCTGTTGTTGCCTG TGTGGGGATAATTATACTCGGTGCATTTGTTGCTGGAGCTCGGGATTTGTCATTTGATGTCTATGCCTATGCTGTTGTTTTCATGGCAAACATCTGTACAGCAATATATCTAGCTTTGATAGCTCGTATTG GTAAGTCCAGTGGCCTGAATACCTTTGGTCTTATGTGGTGCAATG GAATCATATGTGGACCAATCTTGCTGTTCTTGACATCAATCAGAGGAGACCTAGAAGTGGCACTAAACTTCCCTCATATATTCTCCCCTGGCTTTCAG GATCTTATTACTATTGGGCTTGGCTGGCTACTATTTGGCGGGCTTCCGTTTGATTTG TTGAATGTTATTGGCCAATCCCTTGGTTTTCTTGGATCCTGTTTATATGCCTATTATAAACTCAAAGGAGAGTAA